The Paenibacillus sp. region TCCCCGGTTCGCCGAAATCGACGGCCCCCGCTTGCAGCAGGCTGCGCAGCCGCGCCGGGGAGTGCTCCGGGTACAGCTCCCGAAACAGCGCCAGCGTCCCTGTCACGAACGGAGCCGCCATGCTCGTGCCGTCCTGAACGGCGTAGCCGTTATCCAAATACGTGCTGACGACGGCTACGCCCGGCGCGCTCAGCTCGATCGCCGGGCCCGTCGCCGAGAAGGGCGCCCGGAATCCGTCCGGGTCGACGGCGGCGACGGCGATCGCCGCGTCGTATTTCGCCGGGTATTCGACGGTGTCTTCCGTTCCCGCTTCGGTCCCGCCGTTGCCCGCCGCGGACACGACCAGCACGCCGGCCGCGTACGCCCGCTCCACCGCGCTTCGCAGCGCGGCCGACGACGTCGGCATGCCGAGGCTTAAATTCGCGATGTCGATGCCGTTCTCGACGCACCAATCGATCGCCAGCAGCGTGTCGGATAAATAGCCGTATCCGTCGGCGGACAACGTCTTCAGCGCATACAGCTCGACGCCCGGCGCGACGCCCGTGATGCCGTAGCCGTTGTCCTGCGCCGCGATGATGCCCGCGACATGCGTACCGTGTCCGTTGTCGTCGGCGAACGAATCGGTGTAATCGACGAACGAGCGGCCGCGAAGCTGCGGCAAGTCGTCATGCGCGGCGACGCCGGTGTCGATGACCGCGACGGCGACGCCGCGCCCCGTCAGCCCGCCGGCGCGGGCCCGGGGCGCCTGAACGGCCTCGCCTCCCCAATGGGCGCTCGCCTCTGGCTTCACTTCGACGACCTTGTCGAGCTCGACCGAGATGACGCCCGGCGCGCTCCGCAGCAGCGGAATGCGCTCCGGTTCGACGTACACGGTCGCCATTCGAATCTGCTCCGCGGCATCGACGACGATCGCGTCGGCCGCGTCGAACAGCGATTCGTCGATCGCCCCGCGAAACACGATAATGACGCGCACTTTCCCGCCCGTCCGAATTTCGTCGGCCGGCTCGTCCGCCGCCGCTTCCCCCCGCGGCCCGGCGTCGGCGTCGTGGCCGCCGCGCCCGCAGGCGGCGAGGGCGAGACAAAGCGCAGCGATCGCTAAACGCCGCATCATCGCCGTCTACGGCAGCACGCGCCTCGAAAATAAGTACCGCTTGCTCCAGCTCGGCGCGTTCAGATCGGTGACCACGACACCAGGTTTGCCGTAGGTGTGTATAACTTTCCCGTCGCCTTCGTAAATGGCGACGTGACCTACGATTTTATTGCTGCTGAACCGCCCCGGCGTATAGAAGAACACGAGATCCCCCGGCTGCAGCTCGCTTCTGGCGACGCTGCGCCCGACTTGCGATTGCTGCCGGGAAGAACGCGGCAGCTCGACGTCGTATCGACCGAACACATGCTGCACGAAGGAGGAACAGTCGAACGCTCCCGTCCGCTCGTAAGGTCCTGCGCCGAACTTGTACTTCGTACCGAGCAGCGTCCGCGAATACGACAGCACTTGCCGGGCGGTGCCGTTCGCCCCGTCTGGCGGAGCCGGCGCCGGGGCGGGAGCTGGGGCCGGAGCCGGCGCGGGCGCGGCCTCCGCGTTCTCCGGAATGTAGCGGTACGACGTAAAGCCCGTCACGCCGTTCGCGTCCCGGATTTGGTACCAGTACGGGTTTACTTTGCGCAGCACTTCGACGGACTCCCCGATTTTCAAATACCGAATGACGCGGTCCTGGACGGACGGTCCGGTCCGGAACGAGCCGGCGCCCGTTGCGCGCACCGCCGCGCCCTCCGCCGCGGCCGCGCGCAGCGACGGCGGCGCGAGCTCGTCCTCCGGCAGATCCACCTGAAGCGCGGTATGGTCGTTGTTCCATCGGACGTTCGCGTCGAGCAGCTCCGCCAGCGTATCCAGCGCGACCATCGGCGTTTCTCCGTCCAGCCGAAGCGGCGGATTGCGCAGCTCGATGGGCCGTCCGGCCCAAGCTTCCTGGCGGCCGGCGTACAGCTTGAAAATCGGATCCGTGTAGCCGAGCGAGGCGGCTTTGT contains the following coding sequences:
- a CDS encoding S8 family peptidase, translated to MMRRLAIAALCLALAACGRGGHDADAGPRGEAAADEPADEIRTGGKVRVIIVFRGAIDESLFDAADAIVVDAAEQIRMATVYVEPERIPLLRSAPGVISVELDKVVEVKPEASAHWGGEAVQAPRARAGGLTGRGVAVAVIDTGVAAHDDLPQLRGRSFVDYTDSFADDNGHGTHVAGIIAAQDNGYGITGVAPGVELYALKTLSADGYGYLSDTLLAIDWCVENGIDIANLSLGMPTSSAALRSAVERAYAAGVLVVSAAGNGGTEAGTEDTVEYPAKYDAAIAVAAVDPDGFRAPFSATGPAIELSAPGVAVVSTYLDNGYAVQDGTSMAAPFVTGTLALFRELYPEHSPARLRSLLQAGAVDFGEPGKDIRYGYGLAQAPVRFPDIAGHWAHAEILDVGARGWMIGMEGGRFEPEAVLTRGQAAAVFARRLALSDAEEEPAAPFQDIAEHWAKKEITSAYRHGVFAGLSASRFGPDEPMTREQTAMLLARLMQLERTPGMANPFRDVPETHWSADAIVACYHAGIVKGLEADAFGREFPITRAQLAALLFRTAERLANSQ
- a CDS encoding NlpC/P60 family protein, whose amino-acid sequence is MKVTMLRAKPIALAVVCALSLAGCAGAGEGQPVTQTVRMQGDRAGDAVSVTLERDENGREWVPLREAIQIFGFRYEWDPVDKAASLGYTDPIFKLYAGRQEAWAGRPIELRNPPLRLDGETPMVALDTLAELLDANVRWNNDHTALQVDLPEDELAPPSLRAAAAEGAAVRATGAGSFRTGPSVQDRVIRYLKIGESVEVLRKVNPYWYQIRDANGVTGFTSYRYIPENAEAAPAPAPAPAPAPAPAPPDGANGTARQVLSYSRTLLGTKYKFGAGPYERTGAFDCSSFVQHVFGRYDVELPRSSRQQSQVGRSVARSELQPGDLVFFYTPGRFSSNKIVGHVAIYEGDGKVIHTYGKPGVVVTDLNAPSWSKRYLFSRRVLP